The following proteins are co-located in the Microbacterium immunditiarum genome:
- a CDS encoding amidohydrolase family protein, protein MPEKIDVHAHYIPNAYRHYLDEHGYFGGQATPAWSPDAALEKMDELGVAASVLSLARPGFPFGDADRVAAMARHVNEYAAGLVRDRPDRFGLFAALPLPDLASALRELEHAYDALSCDGVILLANCAGVYLGDPSLDDLMAELDRREAVVLVHPNTPPGPSLTGVPVFAADFLLDTTRAALNLVRHGVLRRHPRIRFILAHGGGFLPYASHRIAGLTPGEDGSVDRDRFLRECSAFYFDTALTASPYSLPSLLAFAEPGHVLFGSDWPFASLDNSEHFTAELDAYPLPTGTRRSIERGAAESLLPRFASAETG, encoded by the coding sequence TTGCCCGAGAAGATCGACGTCCACGCGCACTACATCCCGAACGCCTACCGCCACTACCTCGACGAACACGGATACTTCGGCGGTCAGGCCACGCCTGCGTGGAGCCCGGATGCCGCGCTCGAGAAGATGGACGAGCTCGGGGTCGCGGCATCCGTGCTCTCGCTCGCCCGTCCGGGGTTCCCGTTCGGCGACGCCGACCGAGTGGCGGCCATGGCTCGTCACGTAAATGAGTACGCCGCCGGCCTCGTGCGCGACCGGCCCGACCGGTTCGGCCTGTTCGCCGCGCTTCCGCTGCCCGACCTCGCCAGCGCGCTGCGCGAGCTCGAGCATGCGTACGACGCACTCTCATGCGACGGGGTGATCCTGCTCGCCAACTGCGCCGGGGTGTATCTCGGTGACCCGTCGCTGGACGACCTGATGGCCGAGCTCGACCGGCGCGAGGCGGTCGTGCTCGTGCACCCGAACACGCCGCCCGGTCCGTCGCTCACCGGCGTCCCCGTGTTCGCCGCCGACTTCCTGCTCGACACGACGCGCGCGGCGCTGAACCTTGTGCGGCACGGCGTGCTGCGCCGGCATCCGCGCATCCGGTTCATCCTCGCGCATGGCGGAGGATTCCTTCCGTATGCGTCGCACCGCATCGCGGGGCTCACGCCCGGTGAGGACGGGAGCGTCGACCGCGACAGGTTCCTGCGCGAGTGCTCCGCGTTCTACTTCGACACCGCGCTCACCGCGAGTCCGTACAGCCTTCCGAGCCTGCTCGCGTTCGCCGAGCCGGGGCACGTCCTCTTCGGCAGCGACTGGCCGTTCGCGAGCCTCGACAACTCGGAGCACTTCACCGCCGAGCTCGACGCGTATCCGCTCCCGACGGGCACCCGGCGGTCGATCGAACGCGGTGCGGCGGAGTCGCTGCTGCCGCGGTTCGCGTCGGCCGAGACGGGCTGA
- a CDS encoding aminomethyl transferase family protein, which yields MSTDAAVTSLQDLIDRTPDLVDYLYNDSPGAHSRLRPDLTPVRQEITNWRDEQRSWRESAILFDQSHHMPELLVSGPDAKRLLSHIGVNSLANLEPGRAKQFIGVNPRGQMIGDCILYDLGEGVYELVSSTPLLNWIQFNVETGDWDVTLERDDNTSDNPTGRRKRFRYQLDGPNAAVIFDEIVEGGAPEIGFFRTARVRIAGVDVMVLRHSMSGHKGYEISGPFDRGDTVRGAIVEAGAEHGLLQAGAKTYFSASFEGGWMAYPLPAIYTGDDLRAYREWLPATSWEAKFQLAGSFKPSSIEEYYVTPYDLGYGKLVSFDHDFIGREALEEIAKHPRRTKVTLVWDKDDVLRIWESLLEPGVPFKFLDLPVADYGNLMHRDEVRDAEGAVIGLATKTGYSINERKILSLAMLDVDRANIGDEVEIVWGEPDGGSRKPQVELHRQTVVRATVAPAPYAALLGAARTA from the coding sequence ATGAGCACCGACGCCGCTGTCACCTCGCTTCAGGACCTCATCGACCGGACGCCCGACCTGGTCGACTACCTCTACAACGACTCGCCCGGCGCGCACAGTCGCCTGCGCCCCGACCTCACGCCGGTGCGGCAGGAGATCACGAACTGGCGCGACGAGCAGCGCTCGTGGCGGGAGAGCGCGATCCTCTTCGACCAGTCGCACCACATGCCCGAGCTCCTCGTGAGCGGGCCCGACGCGAAGCGGCTGCTCAGTCACATCGGCGTCAACAGCCTCGCCAACCTCGAGCCCGGCCGCGCCAAGCAGTTCATCGGCGTCAACCCGCGCGGGCAGATGATCGGCGACTGCATCCTCTACGACCTCGGCGAGGGCGTCTACGAGCTCGTCTCCAGCACGCCGCTGCTCAACTGGATCCAGTTCAACGTCGAGACCGGCGACTGGGACGTCACGCTCGAGCGCGACGACAACACGTCCGACAACCCGACCGGTCGGCGCAAGCGCTTCCGCTACCAGCTCGACGGGCCCAACGCCGCCGTGATCTTCGACGAGATCGTCGAGGGCGGCGCGCCCGAGATCGGCTTCTTCCGCACCGCGCGCGTGCGCATCGCCGGCGTCGACGTCATGGTGCTGCGGCACAGCATGTCGGGACACAAGGGGTACGAGATCTCCGGCCCGTTCGACCGGGGCGACACCGTGCGCGGTGCGATCGTCGAAGCGGGCGCGGAGCACGGCCTGCTCCAGGCCGGCGCCAAGACCTACTTCAGCGCGAGCTTCGAAGGCGGGTGGATGGCGTACCCCCTCCCGGCGATCTACACCGGCGACGACCTGCGCGCCTACCGCGAATGGCTGCCCGCGACCTCGTGGGAGGCCAAGTTCCAGCTCGCGGGCAGCTTCAAGCCGTCGAGCATCGAGGAGTACTACGTCACGCCCTACGACCTCGGCTACGGCAAGCTCGTGAGCTTCGACCACGACTTCATCGGCCGCGAGGCGCTCGAGGAGATCGCGAAGCACCCGCGCCGCACGAAGGTCACGCTCGTGTGGGACAAGGACGACGTGCTGCGCATCTGGGAGTCGCTGCTCGAGCCCGGCGTGCCGTTCAAGTTCCTCGACCTGCCGGTCGCCGACTACGGCAACCTCATGCACCGCGACGAGGTGCGCGATGCCGAGGGTGCCGTGATCGGCCTCGCGACGAAGACCGGCTACAGCATCAACGAGCGCAAGATCCTCTCGCTCGCCATGCTCGACGTCGACCGCGCGAACATCGGCGACGAGGTGGAGATCGTGTGGGGCGAACCTGACGGCGGCTCGCGGAAGCCCCAGGTCGAGCTCCACCGCCAGACGGTCGTGCGGGCGACGGTGGCCCCCGCACCATACGCCGCGCTCCTCGGCGCCGCACGCACGGCCTGA
- a CDS encoding thiamine pyrophosphate-binding protein, which yields MTSTNLQVANETGATPVTHNTAQVIAATAVRLGAEHLFELMGGTNMRVIHAFADEGIELHHFRHENGAVGAADGFARATGAVGWSSIIQGPGLTNGLTALRTAVKAKSPQVLVVPDTSAGPARANPFETGIQGLAPDALLAEIGVPVVRVSAATAAQDTVAAHQTALRRLSPVALVVPYGVEAEPSDSDVDVALAGITEPAAPAAPSAAAADAAERALRSAQRIVIIAGRGASDPATARLLERLGELVGAHLSTSVRGVGAFNDSPANLGIFGGFTHPAGVEVIEGADLILSFGAGLNYLTTQRSTFLAGKTVVQVDDDPGALNRYDRADVAVLADASLTARELIARFEASPHASHGVAQAPPPPGFEDVSTPGGLDPRALARRLDALLPAERTVVVDGGHFTIWPMTYMRHEGPDSLLWACDFGAMGCGLGPSIGAAVGRDDRLTVLCIGDCGFYMTMGELEVAVREGLPLLVVCFNDGAAGSEVVLAEIAGLPPDDAIFGTADLAKAASAVGAEAAVIETLDDLEPALSAWTERGPLFLDCRITRSVRSPRYAHYDTKSA from the coding sequence ATGACGTCGACGAATCTGCAGGTCGCGAACGAGACCGGTGCCACGCCGGTGACCCACAACACCGCGCAGGTCATCGCCGCGACCGCGGTCCGTCTCGGCGCCGAGCACCTTTTCGAGCTCATGGGCGGCACGAACATGCGCGTCATCCACGCGTTCGCCGACGAGGGCATCGAGTTGCACCACTTCCGCCATGAGAACGGCGCCGTCGGCGCGGCGGACGGCTTCGCGCGCGCGACCGGCGCCGTCGGCTGGAGCAGCATCATCCAGGGTCCGGGTCTCACGAACGGCCTCACGGCGCTGCGCACCGCCGTCAAGGCGAAGAGTCCGCAGGTGCTCGTCGTTCCCGACACGTCTGCCGGCCCCGCCCGGGCGAACCCGTTCGAGACGGGCATCCAGGGCCTCGCCCCCGACGCACTCCTCGCCGAGATCGGCGTGCCGGTCGTGCGCGTGAGCGCGGCGACCGCCGCCCAGGACACCGTCGCGGCGCACCAGACCGCGCTGCGCCGGCTCTCGCCCGTCGCACTCGTCGTGCCGTACGGGGTGGAGGCCGAGCCGAGCGACTCCGACGTCGACGTCGCACTCGCCGGCATCACGGAGCCGGCCGCGCCCGCCGCCCCGTCCGCCGCGGCCGCCGATGCCGCGGAGCGCGCCCTCCGCTCCGCGCAGCGGATCGTGATCATCGCGGGACGCGGCGCATCCGACCCCGCCACCGCCCGGCTGTTGGAGCGCCTCGGCGAGCTCGTCGGGGCCCACCTGTCGACCTCCGTGCGGGGCGTCGGGGCGTTCAACGACTCCCCCGCGAACCTCGGCATCTTCGGCGGGTTCACCCACCCCGCCGGGGTCGAGGTCATCGAGGGCGCCGACCTCATCCTGTCGTTCGGCGCGGGCCTCAACTACCTCACGACACAGCGGTCCACGTTCCTCGCGGGCAAGACGGTGGTGCAGGTCGACGACGACCCGGGCGCGCTGAACCGGTACGACCGCGCCGATGTCGCGGTGCTCGCGGATGCCTCGCTGACCGCCCGCGAGCTCATCGCACGCTTCGAGGCGAGCCCCCACGCGTCGCACGGCGTCGCGCAGGCTCCCCCTCCTCCGGGGTTCGAGGACGTCTCGACGCCGGGCGGGCTCGACCCCCGAGCGCTCGCGCGCCGGCTCGACGCGCTGCTCCCCGCGGAGCGGACCGTCGTCGTCGACGGCGGCCACTTCACGATCTGGCCCATGACCTACATGCGGCACGAGGGTCCCGACTCGCTCCTGTGGGCGTGCGACTTCGGCGCGATGGGCTGCGGCCTGGGCCCGAGCATCGGTGCGGCGGTCGGCCGCGACGACCGCCTCACCGTGCTGTGCATCGGCGACTGCGGCTTCTACATGACGATGGGCGAGCTCGAGGTGGCCGTCCGCGAAGGGCTCCCCCTCCTCGTCGTTTGCTTCAACGACGGCGCCGCGGGTTCGGAGGTCGTGCTCGCCGAGATCGCCGGCCTTCCGCCGGACGACGCGATCTTCGGCACGGCCGACCTCGCCAAGGCCGCGTCCGCGGTCGGCGCCGAAGCGGCGGTCATCGAGACGCTTGACGACCTCGAGCCCGCGCTCTCCGCGTGGACCGAGCGCGGGCCGCTGTTCCTCGACTGCCGCATCACCCGGTCGGTGCGCTCGCCCCGGTACGCGCACTACGACACGAAGAGCGCGTGA
- a CDS encoding alpha-hydroxy acid oxidase, which yields MKDGSTPPRRLTLAQAINVEDVRSIFARKVPTAVRDFIDGGGEDEVTVRRNRGAFEAIEFRNRPLTDASTRTLSTTLLGTPITAPLVLAPVGLASLAHPLGERAAAMAAASSGIVSTLSSSSCWSLEDVADAAPGAPKWFQLYVWRDRAISADVVARARAAGYTALVVTVDVPVGGRRERDLRNGFTIPPRPTWRHTGDVIRHLPWVARFAWDEMFGHGLTMGNFGGRTAVTQRLAFMDRVNSRFDPGMTWDDLEWLRSLWDGPMVIKGITNADAAREAVARGMDAVWVSNHGGRQLDGLPATIDVLPEIADAVDDRAEVYLDSGIRRGTDIVKALARGARVCMIGRPYVYGLAAGGQAGVEKVIELLVKELDTTLALLGCASVDRLDESWLRSAPARRLSAP from the coding sequence ATGAAGGACGGCTCCACACCCCCGCGCCGACTCACGCTCGCGCAGGCGATCAACGTCGAGGACGTGCGCTCGATCTTCGCCCGCAAGGTGCCGACGGCGGTGCGCGACTTCATCGACGGCGGCGGTGAGGACGAGGTCACGGTGCGTCGCAATCGCGGGGCGTTCGAGGCGATCGAGTTCCGCAATCGGCCGTTGACGGATGCCTCGACCCGCACCCTCTCGACGACGCTGCTCGGCACGCCCATCACGGCGCCGCTCGTGCTCGCGCCGGTCGGGCTCGCCTCGCTCGCGCATCCGCTGGGCGAGCGCGCCGCCGCGATGGCGGCTGCGAGCTCCGGGATCGTCTCGACGCTGAGCTCGAGTTCGTGCTGGAGCCTCGAGGACGTCGCCGACGCGGCGCCGGGCGCGCCGAAGTGGTTCCAGCTCTACGTGTGGCGCGATCGTGCGATCAGCGCCGACGTCGTCGCGCGCGCCCGAGCGGCGGGGTACACCGCGCTCGTCGTGACGGTCGACGTGCCGGTGGGTGGCCGTCGCGAGCGCGATCTGCGCAACGGGTTCACGATACCGCCGCGACCGACGTGGCGGCACACGGGCGACGTCATCCGGCACCTTCCGTGGGTCGCGCGGTTCGCGTGGGACGAGATGTTCGGGCACGGTCTCACGATGGGCAACTTCGGTGGCCGAACCGCCGTGACCCAGCGCCTCGCGTTCATGGACCGCGTCAACAGCCGCTTCGACCCCGGCATGACGTGGGACGACCTCGAGTGGCTGCGCTCGCTGTGGGACGGGCCGATGGTGATCAAGGGCATCACGAACGCGGATGCCGCGCGCGAAGCGGTCGCGCGAGGCATGGACGCCGTGTGGGTGTCGAACCACGGCGGACGCCAGCTCGACGGGCTGCCGGCCACGATCGACGTGCTGCCCGAGATCGCCGACGCGGTCGACGACCGTGCCGAGGTGTACCTCGACAGCGGCATCCGTCGCGGCACCGACATCGTGAAGGCGCTCGCCCGCGGCGCGCGAGTCTGCATGATCGGGCGCCCCTACGTGTACGGGCTGGCGGCCGGCGGTCAGGCCGGGGTCGAGAAGGTCATCGAGCTGCTCGTGAAGGAACTCGACACGACCCTCGCGCTGCTGGGCTGCGCCTCGGTCGACCGCCTCGACGAGAGCTGGCTGAGGAGCGCACCGGCACGGCGGCTGAGCGCGCCCTGA
- a CDS encoding TIM barrel protein encodes MNLDLELQLDIACHVSAIVADPTPDALAAVLPRLREAGYRRAVLPPLDPGTTDAAALRRAFDEAGIAPIAMTGQAPGADVSSADEAERRAGAAALRAAVEFAADLGADQLNGVPYGLFGQPGAPTSRAALERAAREVGAVADEASDRGITMTFEVLNRYETSAINTAAQALEFVELSGSRSLGIHLDTYHMAVEEADMSAAIRDALPRLAYLELGQSGRGLLSTGVVDIPKVVQQTLDEGYTGRWGVEAFSRPLVGDGAGDMLAIWRAPYDDGVELAADAVRVVRKGWAESAAGRRAQRLARSGG; translated from the coding sequence GTGAATCTCGATCTCGAGCTGCAACTCGACATCGCCTGTCACGTGAGCGCGATCGTCGCGGATCCGACGCCCGACGCGCTCGCCGCGGTGCTGCCGCGCCTGCGCGAGGCCGGGTACCGGCGCGCAGTGCTGCCTCCGCTGGACCCTGGGACGACGGATGCCGCGGCCCTGCGCCGCGCGTTCGACGAGGCCGGCATCGCGCCGATCGCCATGACCGGGCAGGCGCCGGGCGCCGATGTGTCCTCGGCCGACGAGGCGGAGCGCCGTGCGGGTGCCGCGGCGCTCCGCGCGGCCGTCGAGTTCGCAGCCGACCTCGGGGCGGATCAGCTCAACGGCGTGCCGTACGGGCTCTTCGGACAGCCCGGGGCGCCGACTTCCCGCGCCGCGCTCGAACGGGCCGCGCGCGAGGTCGGCGCGGTGGCCGACGAGGCATCCGACCGCGGCATCACGATGACGTTCGAGGTGCTCAACCGCTACGAGACGTCCGCGATCAACACCGCGGCGCAGGCGCTCGAGTTCGTCGAGCTGAGCGGGTCCCGCAGCCTCGGGATCCACCTCGACACGTACCACATGGCGGTCGAGGAGGCCGACATGTCGGCGGCCATCCGCGACGCGCTGCCGCGGCTCGCGTATCTCGAGCTCGGGCAGTCGGGGCGCGGACTCCTCAGCACGGGAGTCGTCGACATCCCGAAGGTCGTGCAGCAGACGCTCGACGAGGGCTACACGGGCCGGTGGGGCGTCGAGGCGTTCTCGCGCCCGCTCGTGGGCGACGGCGCGGGCGACATGCTCGCGATCTGGCGTGCTCCGTACGACGACGGCGTCGAGCTCGCCGCCGACGCCGTGCGGGTCGTCCGCAAGGGCTGGGCCGAGAGCGCGGCCGGTCGCCGCGCGCAGCGGCTCGCGCGCAGCGGAGGCTGA
- a CDS encoding SDR family NAD(P)-dependent oxidoreductase, whose product MRLEGRVALITGGASGIGLATVRKFVREGAKVMIADINLEQAEAAASEISREGYEGVVAAVRADVSVYAEVEAAVARAVEVFGKLDVIFNNAGIAGGRPLLEHDPAKDYEPIVNIDQNGVYYGMLAAGRQFRDQGTGGVIISTSSIYGEQAAELSFTYSAAKAAVISFTRSAAYELAEYGIRAVAITPGRVATPIINQFSDELKATFAAEQLRNKLTDPEEIANVVAFLASDEANAINGTVVSVDDGYSVFKQRLDLPVF is encoded by the coding sequence ATGCGCCTGGAAGGCAGAGTCGCGCTCATCACCGGAGGCGCGAGCGGAATCGGTCTCGCGACCGTGCGGAAGTTCGTGCGCGAGGGCGCGAAGGTCATGATCGCCGACATCAACCTCGAGCAGGCGGAGGCCGCGGCATCCGAGATCTCGCGTGAGGGTTACGAGGGCGTCGTCGCCGCGGTGCGCGCCGACGTGTCGGTTTACGCCGAGGTCGAGGCGGCGGTCGCGCGCGCGGTCGAGGTGTTCGGCAAGCTCGACGTCATCTTCAACAACGCCGGCATCGCGGGCGGCCGGCCGCTGCTCGAGCACGACCCGGCCAAGGACTACGAGCCGATCGTCAACATCGACCAGAACGGCGTGTACTACGGCATGCTCGCCGCCGGCCGTCAGTTCCGCGACCAGGGCACGGGCGGCGTCATCATCTCCACGTCGTCGATCTACGGCGAGCAGGCCGCCGAGCTGTCGTTCACGTACAGCGCCGCGAAGGCCGCCGTCATCTCGTTCACCCGCTCGGCCGCCTACGAGCTCGCCGAGTACGGCATCCGCGCCGTCGCGATCACGCCCGGCCGCGTCGCGACGCCCATCATCAACCAGTTCAGCGACGAGCTGAAGGCGACCTTCGCGGCCGAGCAGCTGCGCAACAAGCTCACCGATCCCGAGGAGATCGCGAACGTCGTGGCGTTCCTCGCGTCGGACGAGGCCAACGCCATCAACGGCACGGTGGTCAGCGTCGACGACGGCTACTCGGTGTTCAAGCAGCGTCTCGACCTGCCGGTGTTCTGA